The genomic window CGGAAAATCGGGATATGGGAGTCCCGGTTGACCGTGCTGGTGAGGGTCTCCACACCCACTTCCTGGGCGAGCAGCACCGCCATGAGGTTGGTGGAGTCGTCATCTGTGGTCGCGATCAGGGCCTCGGCCCGCGCCAACTGGCTTTCCCCGACGAACGCATCATTGCCGACGTCCATGGCAAGCACCCGCACGTCATGCTGCTCGGCACAGGCGTCGGCGAGTGCAGGATCGCTTTCCACCACCACCAGGTCGTTGTTGGTACTCGACAGGGCCTGTTCGATCAGGCTGTTGCCGACCGGTGCGGCCCCGATGACCACAATCATCATTCGATCCTCCCCTCGCTATCCGGCCAGCGCTGCGTCAAACGCTCAGCACCGGCGCCTGCATGGCCGCGACCTGCTCGCGCAGGGTCAGCACATGATCGTCCCAGTATCGCTCGGTCCCGAACCAGGTGAAGGTCGCGGGAAACGCCGGATCGTCCCAGCGCCTCGCCAGCCACGCGGCATAGTGCATGATCCGCAGGGTGCGCAGCGCCTCGAGCAGATGGAGCTCACGCGGATCAAACGCGCGAAACTGCTCATAACCGGCGATCAGGTCGCTGAGCTGGAGGGTACGCTCGTGGCGATCGCCACTGAGCAGCATCCATAGATCCTGAATCGCCGGACCGGTCCGGCAGTCGTCGAGATCCACCAGATGCGGTCCCTGATCGGTCCAGAGGATATTGCCGGGGTGAAAGTCCCCGTGCAGGCGAATAAAGGCGCAGCCCGCGGCGTTTTCCCGCGCCTCATCGATCGCCGCGAGCAGTTCATCGGTCACCGCCCGGTAGGACGCCTCGACGCCCTCCGGGATCCAGCCGGCCGCCAGCAGCCAGTCACGGCTCTGACGTCCCATGACATCGGCGTCGAGGACGGGCCGGTGCTCGAACACCCCGGCCTCGCCGACCGTATGCATGCGACCCAGCAGACGCCCCAGCCACTCCCGCGTGTCCGCATTGTCGAGCTCAGGGGCATGACCGCCGCGACGGGGATAGAGCGCGAAGCGGAAACCGGCCGCCTGATGCAGGGTCTGGTGATTGAGATCGATCGGCGCCACCACCGGGATCTCATGCCCGGCCAGTTCGACCGCGAAGGCATGCTCCTCGAGGATGGCCGCATCGCTCCAGCGCCCGGGCCGATAAGCCTTGAGGATCATCGGGGCCCGATCCTCGACACCGAGCTGATAGACCCGGTTTTCATAACTGTTGAGGGCGAGCAGACGGCCATCGGCATCGACGCCGGCGGCCTCGACCATGTCCAGCAGGAGCGCCGGCTGGAGACTGGCAAACGGATGATCGCCGGGCAGTGATTCAGTCATTGGCTGGCTCATCCGAGACCGCTCCGAGGGTCTCCCAGACCGGCGTGAGATCACGGGGAATGGGCTCGAGCCGACCGATCTCGACCCAGGGGAAGTCTGGATCGTGGAAATCCGAGCCCTTGGAGGCAGTGAGGCCAAATCGGCGCGCCAGTGCCGCGGCCGCCGAGAGGTCGTCACGCCCGCCACCACCGTTGGCGACCTCAATCGCCTCACCGCCAGCGCCGACAAAGGCCTGAATCGCCGCCCGCAGCGCACCGCGGGTCAGACCATAGCGAAGCGGATGGGCAAACACAGCGGTACCGCCAGCGGCATGGATCCAGGCGACAACCTCGTCGATACTCGCCCATTGCACAGCGGCATAGCCGGGCCGACCGCGTTTGAGATAGCGTTCAAATGCCGCCTGAAACGTCGGCGAGGCCCCCTGCTCAACCAGTGCGCGGGCGAAATGCGCGCGACCGGGAACGCCAGCCGCCATCTCATCCACCCGATCGGCCATGCCGGCAACGCCCGCAGCCGCCAGTCGCTCAGCGATGCGGGCGGCGCGGTCATGGCGC from Spiribacter curvatus includes these protein-coding regions:
- a CDS encoding serine/threonine protein kinase, with amino-acid sequence MSQPMTESLPGDHPFASLQPALLLDMVEAAGVDADGRLLALNSYENRVYQLGVEDRAPMILKAYRPGRWSDAAILEEHAFAVELAGHEIPVVAPIDLNHQTLHQAAGFRFALYPRRGGHAPELDNADTREWLGRLLGRMHTVGEAGVFEHRPVLDADVMGRQSRDWLLAAGWIPEGVEASYRAVTDELLAAIDEARENAAGCAFIRLHGDFHPGNILWTDQGPHLVDLDDCRTGPAIQDLWMLLSGDRHERTLQLSDLIAGYEQFRAFDPRELHLLEALRTLRIMHYAAWLARRWDDPAFPATFTWFGTERYWDDHVLTLREQVAAMQAPVLSV
- a CDS encoding PHP domain-containing protein; protein product: MHSTASDGHLSPAAVVARAAARGVRLMALTDHDSLDGVVEAQASARGQGIECLSGIELSARWARGVVHIVGLGMDITCPTLIEGVARQQAERHDRAARIAERLAAAGVAGMADRVDEMAAGVPGRAHFARALVEQGASPTFQAAFERYLKRGRPGYAAVQWASIDEVVAWIHAAGGTAVFAHPLRYGLTRGALRAAIQAFVGAGGEAIEVANGGGGRDDLSAAAALARRFGLTASKGSDFHDPDFPWVEIGRLEPIPRDLTPVWETLGAVSDEPAND